TTCCAGCTCAGGTAGATGACATCAAAGTACTGACAGAGGTCCTCGAAGGCGATCCAGAACACACCTGCGTCGCAGAGGGATATGAGTCGGTTATCGTCTGAAGCCGCGCTGAGAAAGTGCCTCGACGTCGATTAAATTCACCGCCTGCAACTCGGATGCTCTCATCGCTCACATTTCAAGCTGCGATGAAGCACGAGCTGAATCAGAGAGTTTGAGACTTTGAACCGTTTACTTACTATTCAAGCTCTCAATAACATGTGGATGCACGTTGTTGCACGTCTTATCGCGTTCACATCTGGCATGTGTGCACAGCTGCAGATTAAGATAAGGTTACACTAATATAATACAATACGTAGATAGGATTTACAGTCGTGTCTCTGtaccagagttcccgttagccggtaattaccggactacgaccggcaacatatgctgaagaccggcaaatctaaatctctcagGTCAAAGTGTCCAAATAATTTCcgtttagcgcaataccgcatcagttgctcaacttgcgccacttatgtgacagacaagaataatcAACTCTAACGTCTAACACtgaatgtggagaaagagatgtcctggatgggttgattgtgcgttgatctgttggtaatgcctcggggttccggtgggcatgtaaacaaatgcataatgctgcgctatactttgcggcctcacccggttgcttAGCggcacttattgtttaggtgtctctTAATAAGCAGctagtcctatcattagctagaactagctggatctgatcgatatggacataaacgcgagagtctaatctgacgggagagagagatcagctgctgctgacgagtcgacagcagctctgatcacatgcagcggtgagcggacaaaacacacactcacacacacacttcaggttagaatatcacacgtagctattttaatgacctctcaaactaccgtaactagttatagatgtgtttagttttactgtcgggtcactcattactgatccgcgagctgcatgagactgacgggctgtcaggagagggagagcgctccgtttattatgTAAATTACTgaacacttttgaataatgtagttaatctgctattattagtttgtttaatgtggaatgatatcaatttgttttaaagctcaataaataacaaagaagacctttgaccggcacttttcaaatgttgtccggaagatttaacggacatgttgaccggagAAAACatattctaacgggaactctgggcTACGCGAGAGATCCAAATATATGAAgtcaacacaacaaaatatgaGTTTTTAAAATGAACAACCAATTGAAATCTAATAATCTAAGTTCTGCTTGAATCCACATGAGCTTGGTTTATCAAAAGCAGCTTAACGCTCTCCGGTCCAGCAGCGACACTCAGTGACGTTGAAGCTCAATAGAAACACGAGGTAATCCTCACTTGGATGGAACGAGAAGGAGCCCCGCATTACAGCACCTTTTAGGGAAGGAGGTAAAACGTGAAGGTTGCATTAATGGGAAATAGAGAGCGCACCATTATCGAACTTCTGTGCAGTTTTGGGGTCAAAGTTGAGGTACTTCAGGAGGTCGGGGGTCCAGTTCTTCTCGTCGCGCTCGCTGTACCGGCCTTTCCATCGCAGGTGACTCCACGGGTTCTTCAGCTGCAGGAAACGCATCCCCtacgagaacacacacacacacacacacacacacacacacacacacacacacacacacacacacacacacacacacacacacacacacacaccacacacacacacacacacacacacacacacacacacacacacacacacacacacacacacacacacacacacacacacacacacacacacacacacacacacacacacacacacacacacacacacacacttgtatttAAATTAACACATTATGCTCATCGTCTGgttcagtatgtcgtgtctctactgtctgttgaggaacacagggattttagcctctgcagaccctttacatgcactaaaacctttagaacacactacaggtaaAGCATATTAGGGCTTCTTAAAAAGTGCTTCTTCAAGTGTGTGAATAAGTTTGTATGATGACCAGAgaaggcaaaagtacacacatcctttactcaagtagaagtacagatactcgtgttttaaAGTACTcaaactaaaggaaccagcctgtttggaaaatgagagaagtagaaagtaaaaagtcgtcagaaaaataagtagtggagtgaagtactgataccagaaacatgtactgaagtacagaaacaaagtatttgtactccactacttcccacctctgatgaTGACGCACTtatatgctaacatgctaatgcCACTCTGCTTGCGCTAACCTTGTGTTCCCTGATGTCGAGGACAGCGTAGGCGTGAGTCGGCACTAAACCCCACTTCTCCCCTCCTCGTCTGTCATCACCCCCGTTGCCGTGGTGATGAGGACGTCACCTCTGTGAAACCTGGCAACGGAGGACAAAAAACAAGATGACAGTGAGTGGGAGTTTGAGGAGAAAGTAAACTAGTCACATCTGTATAAtctgagctgtgtgtgtgtgtgtgtgtgtgtgtgtgtgtgtgtgtgtgtgtgtgtgtgtgtgtgtgtgtgtgtgtgtgtgtgtgtctcacctctGGTAGAGCATGCGGAAAGTGTCGTCCTTGCTGAAGGACTGATTGTCAGAGTGCATGGCGATGCGTTCAGGGATCCAGCCGGTGAGCGCGTGCAGATCGATGTTCTGTAACGCAGATAAGACGTTTTCACAACTTTATTTCTTGACAGACGTTGGTGTGCGTTCTATATTCTGCCGAGAGCGACACACACTTGAATCCTCCATTAAAGATTACAATAAAAAGAACATCTGAATGTCCTGTAACACCGGTGTCACTGTGGGCTCTTATGGGTGAGCTCTGTCACCGACTACAATTCCTCTTTCTcagctcccctcctcctcctcctcctcctcctcctcctcctcctcctctcctcctcctcctcctcctcctcctcctcctcctcctcctcctcctcctcctcctccaccactcaccgAGTTGGACCCGGGGAAGTCGTATCCTCCCATCACCTTCATGTAGGCTTTCTCTATCAGAGACACCCACAGCTCGTTCCTGTTGCTGGAGTACGAGCACAGCAGCTCCCCGTTACGGTCCACCGGCAGGAAGTCGTCTATGATCACCTGCGGGAGGgggaacaaattaaataaatgatcGTAAAGACGTAAAGGCCCCCGAttgtactgtttttcatcagtgTATGACAGGTCGGACACACAGCCTGTCTCTGAAGTGCTTTTACCTTCCTGGGGACGCCGTTGATGTGAAGCTTCACCATGTACTTCCCACAGGGGTTATACTCCGGCTCCCCGCGTCTGTTCTGAGGGTAGAtgacactgaaacacacacacacacacacacacacaaacacacacacacacacatttgaataCTTTATTTGGTTCCACAAATTATATTACATAAGACAGGGAATCAAATATGTCAGGGCTAcgcagcacagaacacttaggggaacacatagcatctCCTTCTCCACCTTCAGAGCTTTCAAAGGCACCTATCAATAAAATGTATCATCACTATTACAAAATATCCcagtttgggatcaataaagtacctcttACCTTATCTTATCTCACTGTCGCAGTTTTAAGGACTCAACACACTAATAACTGTCAAAATATTCCCAATAACTTCTGATGCATTTCTGTCTCATGATGAACAGCAACGGACACGCTTGTAACACCGTAgggatggaacatagcaaatgGTGTATTTCAGTTTTTGTGTGGTCTGACTTGGATCCATATTTAAAACTAAGAACGAAACGACACGCACTACTGGCGCTTCAAGTTCAGAACATGACATGTCCGCCTTAATACAGCAGGACACCCACATCTCAAAACATCCTCTTGCACTGTGGTATCTGTTTCATCTGTTCCATGTCCTCTATATGTTGCACACGGTCCGTCTTCAGTCCGAACGCTGGGCGACAGGCCGTACCTGGTGATGAGTTTCTTGTTGTAGCGCCTCTCGTAAGCGGCACTGATGGCGAGCGACGCCACGAAGGAACAGTCGGACACCACCGTCTGCACGAAAGGAAAGAGGGTCGCGTTCACTATCGGGTTCAAGTTCActtgttcatgtgtgtgtgacagggatCGAGCTGCTTTTGAATACTGACATCATCCCTACATGGAGttacataaaaaaaataagtAAAATATTTAACTGTGTTGGAGTTTTGAACGAAATGTCCTTTTTAATTCTGTATATTTGCCAAATGTTATTTTAACTTGGTTACATCATGGTCCTGATTTGTGAGAATGTTGTGCCCCTCTGCTgcatgaacaacaacaacaacaacaacaacaacaacatgcgtACAGTTTACATTAAAGGCCTGCCTTAGGAAAACACTGTTACTAAATAGGTTTAAAAACGGTGTCCCCCTCTCTGTGCAATAATTTACAGCTGGACAAAATCCGAtcccattttattttgtacctgTTTTTATTGATGTATTTGTGTTCAGGTCTGAATAGGGAGGTTTTCAGAAAGTGCTGAACTACTCTGTGTCTTGAATTGTACTTTACATATAAGATAAACTCAAAAAATGATTTGAAGTTGCAGGAAATCAGGACATTTCTGCTCAAGATAAGCGCCTTTATTACctaaattaaatgaaaaacCCTTCCACTGCAACCTTTCCCAAAAGATATCTTTGAAATATGGAATATGCTGTTTTTTGCACTTATGGGAACATTTAAAAGGGAAGAGGCGGAGCGAGTGTATGCTGCACGTGTTTAAAAAACAGCGTCCTCTATCTCCAGCCGGGACTCTGACCTGTTTGATGCTGAAGCTGGACACGGACATGATCATGGTCGGGTTGTTGCAGAGCTCGTCTGGCCGCACCCAGCGAGAGAAGATGGCTTTCTGTTTGGGAGACAGCGCCAGTTTCCCCAATTTGTCCCTGGCAAGAAAAAAATACAAGAAACACGAGTTCAAAAAAGTTGCATTTGACTAATTATTCAGATTCGTGTCCGTCCATCGCTCCAGGACTAAAGCGGCtgatatttaatttatttaatttcatattctgttgATATACGATGCATAAATACTTTTtggactacttttacttttgtatttgattacacatgttgcattgttggaggagctcaggtcagaaggaTGTCATTGGCATGTCTACACTGTCGCTTTGTGCACATGGCAATAAACCCTTTGAATTCAGGTCATATGTCCTGTAGTGTTGTGTCCACCAATCATTTGTGGTAAAAGTCTCTTAAAAACCACATCTAGACTTAAAAACAATCCTTTCTTGCTCATTTCAGGCTTTTATTACTCGTCAGTTTCATGAAACAGATGCTATTCCTACACATGTATGAATTCACGCTGACTCCAATATGCAGCATCAGTACACAACTCCTTCCCTTTTTTACGGTCAATTTCACCTTCTTCCTCGTGTCAAGTGAAGCATTACGTCAATAAACAGCCATATATATTATGTCTTAAATTGGGACCATGCCAACTGTATCTAAAGAGACAATCGAATAACAAATCTACACAAGAATGCCATTTAAGGTGCTTCTCATTAAAGCCACGATGGTTTATAATGTGTCCTTTTATGAGTGTTACTACGATAGAAAAGGAGTTACTTTAATTAAAGTGGATAAGGAATTTTTCACATTTTACCTTCAACGCTTCAGGtgttacttaaaggggacctatcatgcaaaaagcactttgtgatgtctgttatacatcaacatgtgtccccggtgtgtcggggaactctctcttttcctccgtacccaaatctctaaaaacgggggaacaacggagctgatccagatgtgcgtccgatatgacgtaacatctgaaatgtggacccacgggccaatcagaaacgttgctatcagaaacaatgcagacgtgttttggacgtaatatggtcggtgtttacattagcatcgctaacactcagagctaacctgtgctggagagcatgtgtgtgaagaagcaggaagtaaaaaggaactcaccttgtggtgtaaccggcaagagagaaagcctttgagctccagactgtttcagagagagtcCTTGATAATTATGGGTGTAACGGGATCCGTattcgtcacggttcggcacatgcagtcacacggcgaatacgccttttttttacgactgggaaaaaagtctgtcactcaaggcagtattacactatttataatccagggggcggtattgcgcctaaaagccagccgcccgtaaataacaaatgaagaacaagaacaaaacacaacaaaacgaacacatgaagaagaaaagttagtagctacggcgagttcacacacaggagctagaacccagctgcttcttttaaatcagctgtgggaacatttcgggttccctgtggactacaacaacgatggggtgcgagttgtggatcggacgaggacggtgtgtcggcgttgttcaaCAGCGGTGCGCTATgtagtggtaacacgtcaaacatgctcaatcacatccgagtcagtctcgGTCCCCAGCGAGAAGGctttctcgacggcaggtgccatagttaccgccaacagatctgccctcactgctgacaacgtagactaactcatctttctgaagaacaacttgaaaatagagcaaagcttgagtacctttatttaggcataatggcctcacacactcacaagttaattacacatgttagacattgctcctaaaggtacagattttatatttatcattgtatttattttatatgttgacatcaggagatgttatacagttctgtattgccttttattggttgtgatttaaacactttcttattatttatttaaatattgtcaagacattctttttgtttgacatcagccattataaagAATAAGGCCatctgaggtgtgtgtgtgtgtgtgtgtgtgtgtgtgtgtgtgtgtgtgtgtgtgtgtgtgtgtgtgtgtgtgtgtgtgtgtgttactgtttgtgtttgtttttaactgtgtaataaagttaatgattcaaaatgttagagttccttattttcataccaaaacttgcacgactgttaaaaaaaatgcatttgggacttttctttgcttttccttgttgtaccgaaccgtgacttctgtgaaccgttacacccctactgataatccatgacatggcgtttcatcacggcagcatttagtttagacggtagctgccgggtcccgcatgagctcagaccctcctctttaaagctttatacccaaatcagcacttttgaaacaggaagtgaaacagagggatatgaggcatggctagaattaTCTGTTTGGTATTCGGAGCTCAACACTTCAtcgacatgtttttaatatatttgtatatatctgagagctgtgctGTTGCCTAAAAGTAgcctgataggtgacctttaatggaAAACAATACGAATGTTACGTCAATCCTTAACCGGCTTGTGGAATGGCATATAACGACATACATTAGCTTTAATAAACAGGAGATTAAATATGAAATGAAGGAAACTCACGAGAAAGGGACCGGAAAGGCGAACCGCTCCCTCAGGTCGACGCTCATGAAGGGAACATAGGCGATGCCGTTGATGGTAGACGTACTCCTGGAAATTAAGAAGGAGAATATTCGATAGATAAAGTGCTCTTGTAGATGAATGTGCATCGTCCCTTCTTATACAAATACAACTTTAGAAAAGAATACGTGTACAGTAGATACTTCAATCATCCTGTCGTGGGTCTGTGTTAAGAAGATCCACGACATTTATTCAAAAGACTCCCCAAGCTGCGGATTAGACTTCGAGGGACGAGCACCGGATTCATGTGGATTTCAGCTCTGCTTTGGAGACAGCGATCGGACTTCCTAGGGTGCCGTGAGGAGGAGGCCGTGAGTAAACCAATTTAAGGGCTTTTAATTGGGCGTATGTGCTTTATACGCTTTTTAACACTCTTGAATCCCTCAAGAAATCTCTCAAAACTCATTTATTCGCTTTCGCTTTCAAACTCTGATCAACAACCCCTTCACATTATTATAATGTGCTTCAAGTGTGCTCACAGGGTTGTTCTAAATCTAGCACATTTACGTGATGAACTCAAGCACTCATGTAGATTAATGTTCTTTATTACATGGCttggttgaatactcgattctgattggtcaattcagaacacgtgacacgttgttaatccagaagTACAGACTCATTGGACTGCCtacagtttgcttttcgaactgtTTGCTTGTGTTTATTTTTCCGTTGTCTCCCGTCTGAGAGCAACATGGAGGAGTTtaatattcattttaatatatttggagagacATTACGGGCTATGAAACTATTTAAAGGCAGTTTGACAgcaacggggcagaaacccttaACACGGAGCGACGGTCCAGACAGAGCCTGTCGGGAGTTCTTTCACCCGTAGTGACCGCCTCGCTGCCCTTACATATCCCTACAGTCGATACTTCAATCATCCGGTCGTGCTGCGTGGGTCTGTGTTAAGAACCGCTCGGCTCCTTTAgatgtaataataatatcttGCTGCAGCAGTATCAGACTCGGCTCGAGCTCACCTGAGCACCTCGATCTCCTCGCCGCTGTAGCGCTGGCCCGACGGCTCGCTGCTCTGCACGGCCCTCACCGGCTGCGGACGCTCCTGGAGGCTGAAGTCCGGCCCGAGGGGGAAGAACTGCCGGGCCGGACCCCCAGAAGAGGAGCTGCCGCTGGGGGGGGGTTTGGATCCAGGAGGGCCCGGTCGGTCCTGAGTGGGAGTGAGTTTGGACTGGGACTCTTTGAGACCCTCCGCCCTGACagaacagagaggagaggtTCATTGTTATGTCGTTATTGATTTAAGACGTTGAAagaaacacaaaaaaacaacaaagacaCCAATGCTTTTGTTAATAAACGGACATTACTTCATTTAAAGTGAATACAGTTAATTTTGAAatattcttatttttcattAAAGTCCTTAAAGGCTCCTCGATAGGAATGAAGTCCTTCGGGTTTCCATTAAGGAGGAAGATCTCTCTCTGAGACGCTGGCCCGAGTACAGTCATAAAGGAGGCACCTATTCATTAAACTATACTGTTTTAATTGAATCTGGAATATAAAGTCACTTTCAGTCTAGGGAAATAATACACAAATCAATTATActaagtaccgtacttttcggactataagccgcgacgtTTTCCCCCATTTTGTTTGTACAGCTGACGGccctagggaacctcctaaatctatggattttacaggtaaaattaaccaccttaaactctacgggctctaggaccggtccgcgcccgccacctctaagcggcgggctccagcaggaaaagctggaggccggaaaagagtgagacaggtagcgcgccaaagtaaggcaaggcaaggcaagtttatttatatagcacttttcaatgcaaggcaattcaaagtgcattaagcattaaaaaagaaaagctaataaaataaacattaaggaaaaatacatggataaaagttacagtgcagtttaagatgtgaacagttcaattaaaagcagcgacaaaaagaaaagtcttcttgctggatttaaaagtagtcagagttgcagcggacctgcaggtttctgggagtttgttccagatatttggagcataataactgaacgctgcttctccatgtttagttctgactctggggacagaaagctgaccagtccctgaagacctgagagatctggatggttcataatttagcaggaggtcagtaatgtattttgggcctaaaccattcagtgctttataaaccagcagcaatattttgaaatctattctttgacacacaggaagccagtgtaaagacttcagaactggagtgatgtgatccactttcttagtgttagtgaggactcgagcagcggcgttctgaatcagctgcagctttctaatagatgttttagtgagacctgtgaagacaccattgcagtagtccagtctactgaagataaaagcatggacacgtttttccaaatcctgctgtgacattagtcttttaatcctcgaTATATAAAGTGAAAGTGGAacggagagacagaacgagagcaagatagacggacaatttagctgctgcggcttatatgcaggtgcgctttgtagtccgaaaagtacggtagttaaaGTAATATCTGGTTTATTTCTTATACATTTTTGGGATTGTTTGAGACCCTCCGCCCTGACGGAACAGAGGGAGAGGTTTATTTGTGTGTCGTTATTGATTTAAGACGTTGAAagaaacacaaaaaaacaatgACAACCATGCTTTTGTTAATATATAAGAAAGACATCAACTGACATGACCTCACTTGATTGAAAGGGAATACAGTCAACACAAATGCTGAGTGTTTATAGACGTAATGGTcatattcataaagaaaaatgtatcaataaaaaaatgtaaaaaaaaaaaaaaactaaaaaatgttttaaaatataaatactgTTCATACAAATAATGGTAATATTGATAATTAGAAAAAAAGTATTCAAAAAGAAAAAACTGTTTGGaataaggcaagtttatttatatagcacttttcaacacaaggcaattcaaagtactTTATTAGAACAACAAAAAGTATCCCGTGCATACTtgtcaaccctcccgattttcgcgggagactcccgatttcattgccctctcccggtttcctcccggggcatatttctcccgcatttctgacaaaatcagatttatcaggactgtttccactctgactttaatacagctaacaccattgtttggtttccatggtaacacGTCTCTTTAGCATactctttagtagcgcgcaactcaaagtctgagagggtgaggcacagaacaagaatcgacaactacTGCACTCAGAACTACAATAAGCacgttaatgttaatctaacagcTCCGGCGACCCCCCCCTCTAGAAAAGGGTGCATGAAAATGTAAATCACGCTATCTGAAACGCTTTCATGGCTGTGAAATATGTCAGGTGACTTTAAACAGGAAGTGCTTTACCTCTCTAAAGCTTGACGAGCCAGCTGCTTCAGCTTGATCTGCAGCGCCTGGTCCGAGGTCTCGTTCGACTACAAACAAGAAGAAGGGGATTGTTAGAGCCagtattttgtttttataagaAAGGCCACGTAGTcgtgacgtctgtagtcaaccAGAGTATaaagactacaattcccacggCGCCTCCTCTAAAGTGACAGTGATGGGCAACTTGTTAGAAAGAGGCTGTCGGGGAACCGTTTCTAACAGTTCACTTTAAGTTATtaggttgatgtagaagagacatgaagaagaggggacacatgttgatgtagaagagacatgaagaagaggggacacatgttgatgtagaagagacgtgaagaagaggggacacatgttgatgtagaagagacatgaagaagaggggacacatgttgatgtagaagagacatgaagaagaggggacacatgttgatgtagaagagacatgaagaagaggggacacatgtt
This genomic window from Pseudochaenichthys georgianus chromosome 16, fPseGeo1.2, whole genome shotgun sequence contains:
- the capn7 gene encoding LOW QUALITY PROTEIN: calpain-7 (The sequence of the model RefSeq protein was modified relative to this genomic sequence to represent the inferred CDS: inserted 1 base in 1 codon) produces the protein MDCTALEIDAFKFAKTAVTYDQSGKYNEAVFYYKEAAQALIYSGMAGSKLEGIQVKVNEYLDRVQALHNAVQAQKSDPLKSRQHLDLERAHFLVTQAFEEDEKGNDDEAVELYTQAVELCINTSNETSDQALQIKLKQLARQALERAEGLKESQSKLTPTQDRPGPPGSKPPPSGSSSSGGPARQFFPLGPDFSLQERPQPVRAVQSSEPSGQRYSGEEIEVLRSTSTINGIAYVPFMSVDLRERFAFPVPFSDKLGKLALSPKQKAIFSRWVRPDELCNNPTMIMSVSSFSIKQTVVSDCSFVASLAISAAYERRYNKKLITSVIYPQNRRGEPEYNPCGKYMVKLHINGVPRKVIIDDFLPVDRNGELLCSYSSNRNELWVSLIEKAYMKVMGGYDFPGSNSNIDLHALTGWIPERIAMHSDNQSFSKDDTFRMLYQRFHRGDVLITTATGVMTDEXGEKWGLVPTHAYAVLDIREHKGMRFLQLKNPWSHLRWKGRYSERDEKNWTPDLLKYLNFDPKTAQKFDNGVFWIAFEDLCQYFDVIYLSWNPALFKDSSCIHSSWDGKQGPVKDVYSLANNPQYKLEVQCPAGGAAVWVLLTRHITDKDDFAQNREFITLVVYKTEGKKVYYPADPPPYIDGIRINSPHYLTKMRLTSAGTHTFTLVVSQYEKQNTINYTLRVYTGCKFSFSKIPNPFTQTKRVNGQWKGLTSGGCGNYKDSYKHNPIYQINMERAGPLLIELRGSRQYSVGFEMVTVSMVTETGPASFQKKNSGDYRCGFCYMEAELVPAGLYNVIPTTFLPKQEGPFFLDFSSTSALKVSPLQ